Part of the Streptomyces sp. NBC_00457 genome, CGGCCTGTGCGGCCGCGGGCATCACCTACCGGCAACTCGACTACTGGGCACGCACCGGGCTGGTCGAGCCGAGCGTGCGGCCCGCGCACGGGTCCGGCACGCAGCGGCTGTACAGCTTCCGCGACGTCGTCGTCCTGAAGATCGTCAAGCGGTTCCTGGACACCGGGGTGTCGCTGCAGAACATCCGTACCGCCGTCCTGCACCTCAGGGAGCGCGGTTTCCGCGACCTGGAGCGCATGACGCTGATGAGCGACGGCGCCACCGTCTACGAGTGCACCTCGCCCGACGAGGTCCACGCGCTGCTCCAGGGCGGCCAGGGCATCTTCGGGATCGCGGTGGGCGTCGTGTGGCGGGACGTCGAGAGCGCCCTCTCCCAGCTGCACGGGGAGCGGATCGACACCGGTGAGACGCTCGTCGGGAACAACCCGGCCGACGAACTGGCGCGGCGGCGGAACCGGGCGGTCTGAGCCCCGTTCCACAGCGGTTCGCGGGCATTGTCAGTGGCGTAGGGCAGCATCGGACATGTGAGAAACGCGCCCACGATCCTGCATCTCGACATGGATGCCTTCTTCGCCTCGGCGGAGCAGGCGTCCAAGCCGAGCCTGCGCGGGAAGGCCGTCATCGTGGGCGGGCTCGGGCCGCGGGGGGTGGTGGCGACGTGTTCGTACGAGGCGCGTGTCTTCGGGGTTCACTCGGCGATGCCGATGGCGCAGGCCCGGCGGCTCGCGCCGAACGCCGCGTATCTCGTGCCGAGGTTCGGGTTCTACCGGTCGATCAGCGAGCAGGTGATGGGGCTGCTGCGGGATCTGTCGCCGCTGGTGGAGCCGCTGAGTCTGGACGAGGCGTTCGTCGATCTGGAGGCGGGTGGGGCGGCCTGGGACGAGGCGTCCGCGCGGTTGGCCGGGGTGAAGCTGCGGGCCGACATACGGGCCGTCACCGGGCTCACCGGGTCGGTCGGACTCGCCGCCTCCAAGATGCTCGCGAAGATCGCCTCGGAGCAGGCCAAGCCCGACGGTCTGGTGGTGATCGAGCCGGGGAGTGAGCGGGCGCTGCTCGGGCCCATGTCGGCGCGGACCCTTCCGGGGGTCGGACCGGCGACGGGCGACCATCTGCGGCGGGCCGGGATCACCACGGTCGACGAGATCGCTGAGGCGGGCGAGGACGAGCTCGTACGACTGCTGGGCAATGCTCATGGACACGCGCTGTACGCCATGGCGCTGGCGCGCGACGACCGGCCCGTGGTGGCCGAACGGGAGACCAAGTCGGTGTCGGTCGAGGACACCTATGACGTGGACATTCACGACCGGGTGCGGGTCGGTCTGGAGGTGCAGCGGCTCGCCGACCGGTGTGTGCGGCGGCTGCGTGGGGCCGGGCTGTCGGGGCGGACCATCGTGCTGAAGGTGCGGCGGTACGACTTCTCCACGCTGACCCG contains:
- a CDS encoding MerR family transcriptional regulator gives rise to the protein MRSSGDGTAGGAPGHGPGASGPYPLHGSAADHAPQHMAAVPSSGGATSMASEQIGYRGPTACAAAGITYRQLDYWARTGLVEPSVRPAHGSGTQRLYSFRDVVVLKIVKRFLDTGVSLQNIRTAVLHLRERGFRDLERMTLMSDGATVYECTSPDEVHALLQGGQGIFGIAVGVVWRDVESALSQLHGERIDTGETLVGNNPADELARRRNRAV
- a CDS encoding DNA polymerase IV; the protein is MRNAPTILHLDMDAFFASAEQASKPSLRGKAVIVGGLGPRGVVATCSYEARVFGVHSAMPMAQARRLAPNAAYLVPRFGFYRSISEQVMGLLRDLSPLVEPLSLDEAFVDLEAGGAAWDEASARLAGVKLRADIRAVTGLTGSVGLAASKMLAKIASEQAKPDGLVVIEPGSERALLGPMSARTLPGVGPATGDHLRRAGITTVDEIAEAGEDELVRLLGNAHGHALYAMALARDDRPVVAERETKSVSVEDTYDVDIHDRVRVGLEVQRLADRCVRRLRGAGLSGRTIVLKVRRYDFSTLTRSETLRGPTDDPGVVREAAARLLEAVDTTGGVRLLGVGVSGLADYTQEDLFAQAAGEQAESEVEEPVAGEPVEVQPAPVERRWPAGHDVRHGEYGHGWVQGSGLGRVTVRFETPDSEPGRVRTFRVDDPELEPADPLPLVPRRPEGPEEPEVREEPAVPAVQVSSVPASLPKSRSGSEGGGATSRP